The DNA window GCGGGTCCGCCGACCCGGACGAGATGTTCGCCCGGGCGGCCCGGCACGGCGACGAACACGTGGTGAAGCTCGCCGACGCGATGCTGGAGTCCTACGCCACGACGGGTGACCGGCGGGTGCTGGCCGCACCCGCCCACGCCGGCCGGCTGATCTGAGTAGCCTCGGCAGGATGTGGCCCCGCATCGGTGGACTGCGTGCGCTCGCCCTCGGCACCCCGGGCGGGCTGCGCGCCGACCTGAACAACCTCGTGCTCGCCGGCGTGAAGACCGCCACCGCCGGGCTGATCGGCGAGTACGCCGAGGAGAACGAGGAGTTGGCGGCACGTAAGGAGGGGCCCCTTCTTAACGCATTCTGCATAAGAAGGGCCCCCTCCTAACACCTAGCGGCGCAGCTCCGGCAGCAGCGCGGCCACCTCGGCCAGCACCGCCTCGTCGCCGGCGTACCAACTGCTGGCTCGGGGCCAGTGCGTCACCACGTCGGTGAAGCCCAGCCGGGCCGCCCGGGCCACCTGCTCGGCGAACAGGTCGGCGCTGGTCAGCGAGAAGACCGGGGCCGAGTCGAGCGAGAGGTAGCGGTCGAGCGTGGCCGGATCCCGGCCGGCCTCATCGAGCGTCCGGGTCATCCGTTCGGACAGCTCCGCCACCGTGCCCCACCAGCCCTCCAGGTCGTCGCCGCCGAGGCCGGTGGTGACCCAGCCCTGCCCGAACCGGGCGACCAGCCGCATCGAGCGGGGCCCGTTCGCCGCCAGCACGAACGGCACCCGGGGCCGCTGGACGCAACCGGGGTTGTTGCGGGCGTCCACCGCGGCGAACCACTCCCCGCGCCAGGTCGTGCCGTCCTCGCGCAGGATCAGGTCGAGCAGCTCGGTGAACTCGGCGAACCGGTCCACCCGCTGCCGGGGCGGCAGCGTCTCCCCGCCCAGCACCGCCGAGTCGAAGCCGATGCCGCCCGCGCCGAGCCCGAGCAGCACCCGGCCGCCGGAGACGTCGTCCAGCGCGGTGACCTGGCGGGCGAACGCCGCCGGGTGGCGGAAGTTCGGCGAGGCGACGAGCGTGCCGAGGCGGACCCGGGAGGTCACCGTCGCCGCCGCGGTCAGCGTCGTCCAGGAGTCGAACCAGGGCCCGTCGACCAGGTCACGCCAGCCCAGGTGGTCGTAGGTCCAGGCGTGGTCGAAGCCCCACTCGTCCGCCTGGGCCCACCGGTGACGCGCCTCCGACCAGCGCTGGTCGGGCAGGATCACGATGCCAATTCGCATGATCGCCAGGGTACGACCCGGGCCGGACATGCCGGCCCGGGTCGGTCGATCACCCGCCACGTCGGCCACCACGCAGGCGACGTTGTCCGGCGCGCCCGCCGCGTAGGCCAGCTCGACAAGCTTCCCGACGGCGGTCTCCGGGTCGTCCGCCCCGGCCAACGCGGCGTGCAGCGCGCCGGGGGCGACGGTCGCGGAGAGGCCGTCCGAGCAGAGCAGGTAGCGGTCGCCGGGCAGCGCCGTACGCAGCGCCAGGTCCGCCTCCACCTCGCCGCCCGCGCCCAGCGCCCGGGCCAACAGCGCCCGCTGCGGGTGCGCGCCCGCCTCGGCCGGGGTGAGCCGCCCCTGGTCGACGAGGGTCTGCACGTACGTGTGGTCCTGGGTGAGCCGGGTCAGCTCGCCGCCGCGCAGCAGGTAAGCCCGGGTGTCCCCGACGTGCACCAGCGCGAGCCGGGTGCCCCGCCGCACGATCGCGGTGAGTGTGCTCGCCGGCCGGTCGTCGTCGGCGCCCTGGGCGCGTACCGCCCGGTCGGCCCGGGTCACCGCGTCGGCCAGCGCGGCGAGCAGGTCGGCGGCCGGGGCGTCGGCCCGCTCCAACGGCCGCAGCGCGTCCACCGCGGCGGCGCCGGCGGCGGCCCCACCCGGACCGCGTACGCCGTCGGCGACCGCGAGCAGCGTGTCGCTCGCGTACGCGGTGTCCTCGTTGGAGTCCCGGACGGCGCCGGTCTCGCAGCGCGTCGCGTACCGGAAGGTGGTGTTCTCGGACATGGTGCTGCCCCTCTCGGTGAGCTGGTCGACGAGGAGCGCGACGGTCCGGCCGCGGGCGGCGGTGTCCGCGCTGACCCGCCGCCACCAGGCGTCCAGCGCCTCGGCGGCGTCGTCCGGCGGCAGGGCGCAGACGGTCCGGATCTCCGCCAACGGCATGCCGGCCCGGCGCAGCGCGGCGATCAGCCGGGCCCGGTCGAGCTGCTCCGGCGCGTAGTAGCGGTAGCCGGAGTGCGGGTCCACGGCGGCCGGCGGCAGCAGCCCGCAGTCGTCGTACACCCGCAGCGCCTTGGCGGTCAGGCGGGCCGCCCGGGCGAACGCCCCGATGGTCAGCAACCGCATCGCGCCCTCCTTCCTCGTGCCGGCCCCGGTGGCCGGCAGGGACCACGCTGGGCCTTGCCGCAGGGGCCGGGTCAAGGCGTGACGGCGGCCAGCTTCGCCAGCATCCGGCCCAGGTGCGGCTCGACCGTGCCGGCCGGGGCCGCGGCCACCTCCGCCGGCGGCCACCAGCGGATGCCCCGGAACTCGACCGGGTCGGGGGTGAAACGCTGCCCACGGTCGGCGGTCAGCACGAACCACAGGCTGACATCGGTGTGCCGCTGCTCGGGCGGGCCGACCGTCTCGGTGACCGTGAGGAACGCCGGGCGCTCGCCGTACGCCGGCGCGAACACCGCCGGCACGCCCAACTCCTCGCGCAGCTCGCGACGCACCGTCTCGGCCGGGTGCTCGCCCGGCTCGACGTGACCGCCGCTGGGCAGCCACATGCCGGCGTTGCGGTGGTCGACGAGGAGCACCGCGCCGTCGGCCGGGTCGCGGAGCAGGAAGTACGCGACCAGGTGCGGCGACGGGGTGCGCGGCTTGACCCGGCGGAAGACGTCCTCCGTGCCGGCCAGCCAGGCCAGCGCCTCCTCCCGGTGCCGCGCCTCCCGCTCGTCGCCCGGCGTCAACTCCTCGACCAGGGCCCGGATCTCGTCCCGCATCCGGCCGATGCTGCCAGCCGGGTACGACCGTGTCAGTCCGCCGGGGGCGGGTTGGCGTCGACCGCCGCGCGGACGAACTCGCGTACCCGGGTGGTGGTGTTGCCGGCCAGCCAGACCGGACCGCGCCGGATCGGCGGCGCGTCGTGGATCGGCACGTAGGCCAGGTCGGGCCGGGCGTGGTACTGCCGGGTCTGCTCGCCGACCGGCAGCACCCCGCGCCCGAGCGCGACGAGCGCGAGCATCTCGGAGAAGCTGCCGCCGACCGGGCCCTTCGGCACCGGGCGGCCGGCCGGCGTCCGGTCCGGCGTGCGGTCCCGCTTGAACGCGGCCGACGTCACCGCCGGATACTGGATCACCGGATGGTCGCCGAGCACCTCCAGCGACACCGACTCCGCGCCGGCCAGCGGGTGACCCGCGGCCACCGCGAGCAGCCGGCGTTCGTGCAGCAGCGCCGGGCCGTTCGCCATCCCGTCGAACGGGTACGAGGCGATCAGCACGTCGATCGTGCCGTCGACCAGGCTCGACCGGGTGGTGGCCAGCGGGGCCTCGTGAACGTGCACCTCGCAGTCCGGGTGGCGTTCGCTAAACCGGGCCACCGCCCGCAGCAGCACCGGGGCGGTCGACTCACCGACGTACGCCACCCGCAGCTCGCCGGTGAGGCCACGCCCGGCGTCCACGGCCCGCCGGACCGCTTCCTCGATGCCGGCCACCAGTGGGCGCATCTCCTCGGCCAGGCGCTCACCGATCGGGGTGAGCCGGACCACGCGGCTGGTCCGCTCGAACAGCGGCGCGCCGATCCGCCGTTCCAGCCTCCGCACCACGTGGCTGGTCCGCCCGGTGGTCACCCGCAGCCGCTCGGCGGTGCGCCCGAAGTGCAGCTCCTCGGCCAAGGTCAGGAACGCCTCGATCTCGTACCGCTCCAGCACCCGGCGCTCCCGTCGTTGACCGTCGGGCAACGATGGTAGAGCGATCGCGTCTTGGTCCGGCCGCCGCCTCCGACCAGGGTTGACGGTGTTCCCAACCTGGTCAGGAGGATCTGATGACGATGCGTGTGACCGGTTTCGACCACCTGGTGCTGGCGGTGGAGGACGTCGAGCGCTCCCTCGACTTCTACTGCGGCACGCTCGGCCTGGCCCCGGTGCGGGTCGACCGCTGGCGCGCCGGCGAGGTGCCGTTCCCCTCGGTGCGCGTCGACGCCGGCACCATGATCGACCTGGTGGCCGGCGCGCCGGGCGGGTCCAACGTGGACCACTTCTGCCTGGTGGTGGCGCCGGTCGACTGGGCGGCGGTGGTGGCGTCCGGGCGGTTCACGGTGCTGACCGGGCCGGTGCCGCGCTTCGGCGCGCGGGGCACCGGCACCTCGATCTACGTCAGCGACCCGGACGGCAACACGGTCGAACTCCGCAGCTACGACTCGCTAGCCTGACGCGGTGCCACACCTCGAACGCCTCGCCGCCCACCACGCGCCCGCGTTGCTGCGGTTCGAGCGGGAGAACCGGGCATACTTCGCCCGGTTCGTCGCCGACCGGGGCGACGCGTACTTCGCCGGCTTCGCGGCCCGGCACGCGGCCCTGCTCGACGAGCAGGAGCGCGGCGTCTGCCACTTCCACCTGCTGGTGGACGACGACGGCAGCGTGCTCGGCCGGTTCAACCTCTTCGACGTGGCCGACGGCGGCGCCGAACTGGGCTACCGGGTGGCCGAGCACGCCACCGGGCGCGGCGTGGCCCGACGCGGCGTCCAGGCCGTCTGCGACCTGGCCCGGACCGAGTACGGTCTGCGCCGGCTGGTCGCCTCGGCCGCGCTGGCGAACCCGGCGTCGCTGACGGTGCTGCGGCGCGCCGGCTTCGTGCCGGACGGCGAGGTGGAGGTGGGCGGGAAGCCGGCCGTGCGGCACGTCCTCGACCTGACCGCTCAGACCTCCACCGGCGGCTCCGCCTGGTAGGCCCGGTGCAGCGTGGCCAAGAACTCCTCGGCCTCCGGGAACCGCACCGGGCCGATCCGGGACACCGGCACCCCTGGTGTCCGAGAGTTCAGCACCGCCGCCCCGGCGAAGCCGGGCAGGTCGTCCCGCGTCACCGGCCGGGTCCGCTGCGGCACGCCGAGCCGGTCCAACTGCCGCCGGAGGATGCCCATGGTGGTGCCGACCAGCATCGGCGCATCCGGCCAGACCACCGCGTCACCGTCGGCGAACACCAGGTTCCAGATCGTCGCCTCGGTGAACCGGCCCGTCCGATCCACGAACGCGGCGTCGTCGAAGCCGTCCCGGACCGCCCGGCGGGCGAGGTGACTCTTCGCCAGCTCACCGACGTGCTTCACCGCCGGGAGGAACCGCTCGTACTCGTACGCCGCCAGCGCCAGCGGCCCGGCCGGCGGTGACGCGGGGGCACGGGTCCGGACCAGCAGGTCCGGTTCGCTCTCGCCGGGATGGATCGTGGCGGTCAGCGTGACGTCCGGCGGGGCCGGCCTGGATGGCGACCCGCATCGCAGCGCGCACCTGGTCGTCGGGCAGCGCGGTACCGAACAGCTCGTGGGAGGCGTCCCGCAGGCGGGCGAGGTGCAGGTCGAGGCCGCGCACCCGGCGGTCGCGCACCTGCATCGCGGTGAAGTGGGCGTTGCCGGCGAAGGCGAGCGGCGCCAGGTCGTCGGCGGTCGCCGGCCGGCCGTTGCGGTGTACGGCGAAGAACCCCATGCCGGAACTCTAGGGGCGGTGATCGCGAGCCCAGGCGCCGAGTCGGGCGGCCAGCTCGTGCAACCGCTGGCGAAACTGATCGCGCAATGCCCGGTCGGTGCCCGCCAGCACGCCCGCGGGAAGGTCGGCCCAGAACTCCTGAGTGAGGCGGCACGATCCAGGGTCCAGCGGCTCAACGGTGAGCGCACCCCACGTCGGCGGGTACATCAGACTACGCGTCACCGCGCGGCGGCCCTGTTCCATCTCGATCACCTCGTGCAGAATGCCGAGCCGGCCCTCCGGGGTCCGCTGCACGAACGCCTGGATCTCGCCGACCCCGCTACGCCCGGGCAGAGTCACCGCCACTTCCGTCGAGTCGAAGAGCGTGCGGGTGGACGCTGGATCCCACATGAACGAAAATGCCGTCTCCGCATTCACCGGCAGGTCGACGGTGGTCGTCTCATGGACCCGCACCGGATCGGCCGCCACTCTCATCATGCGAAGGCGTATGCGCACGCCGCATTGTGGCAGACGCGCCATCGAGACTCGGAAACGCCGGACGGGTGGCGACGCCGACCTCGGCCGGTCCGGCCTGGTGGCGCGCCGGAACGAGTACGGGCGCAGGTGTCCCGCCAGAGGGAGGTGACCTACTAGCCCTTCACCCGCGCATCCATGGAAGCAGTCCCGCCCTCGGGAACATCGACCACCAGAGGAGGCACACAGGCGGCCAGTAGGTCACGGCGGCGACGGCGAAGTACCACGGGCGCCATCCGTCGAACAAGCCGCGGTAGCCGCTGGCATCGGCCCAGTCGTGCACGGCCCAGCTCCATAACGCGTAGCCAGCAAGGAAGGAGAGGGAGCAGCCAACTCGTGCTGCTTTTCCGGGTGTACGCCCGCACCAACGGTCCAGTGCCTTCCGCCCCACGCGTACATCATGACCCTGCCTTGCAAAGGTCAGAACTGCTGTCAGCCGGTGTGTGGGACCTGCCGCTAGTCTGG is part of the Micromonospora sp. WMMD980 genome and encodes:
- a CDS encoding LLM class flavin-dependent oxidoreductase → MSGPGRTLAIMRIGIVILPDQRWSEARHRWAQADEWGFDHAWTYDHLGWRDLVDGPWFDSWTTLTAAATVTSRVRLGTLVASPNFRHPAAFARQVTALDDVSGGRVLLGLGAGGIGFDSAVLGGETLPPRQRVDRFAEFTELLDLILREDGTTWRGEWFAAVDARNNPGCVQRPRVPFVLAANGPRSMRLVARFGQGWVTTGLGGDDLEGWWGTVAELSERMTRTLDEAGRDPATLDRYLSLDSAPVFSLTSADLFAEQVARAARLGFTDVVTHWPRASSWYAGDEAVLAEVAALLPELRR
- a CDS encoding NUDIX domain-containing protein encodes the protein MRDEIRALVEELTPGDEREARHREEALAWLAGTEDVFRRVKPRTPSPHLVAYFLLRDPADGAVLLVDHRNAGMWLPSGGHVEPGEHPAETVRRELREELGVPAVFAPAYGERPAFLTVTETVGPPEQRHTDVSLWFVLTADRGQRFTPDPVEFRGIRWWPPAEVAAAPAGTVEPHLGRMLAKLAAVTP
- a CDS encoding LysR family transcriptional regulator, with protein sequence MLERYEIEAFLTLAEELHFGRTAERLRVTTGRTSHVVRRLERRIGAPLFERTSRVVRLTPIGERLAEEMRPLVAGIEEAVRRAVDAGRGLTGELRVAYVGESTAPVLLRAVARFSERHPDCEVHVHEAPLATTRSSLVDGTIDVLIASYPFDGMANGPALLHERRLLAVAAGHPLAGAESVSLEVLGDHPVIQYPAVTSAAFKRDRTPDRTPAGRPVPKGPVGGSFSEMLALVALGRGVLPVGEQTRQYHARPDLAYVPIHDAPPIRRGPVWLAGNTTTRVREFVRAAVDANPPPAD
- a CDS encoding VOC family protein gives rise to the protein MTMRVTGFDHLVLAVEDVERSLDFYCGTLGLAPVRVDRWRAGEVPFPSVRVDAGTMIDLVAGAPGGSNVDHFCLVVAPVDWAAVVASGRFTVLTGPVPRFGARGTGTSIYVSDPDGNTVELRSYDSLA
- a CDS encoding GNAT family N-acetyltransferase, producing MPHLERLAAHHAPALLRFERENRAYFARFVADRGDAYFAGFAARHAALLDEQERGVCHFHLLVDDDGSVLGRFNLFDVADGGAELGYRVAEHATGRGVARRGVQAVCDLARTEYGLRRLVASAALANPASLTVLRRAGFVPDGEVEVGGKPAVRHVLDLTAQTSTGGSAW
- a CDS encoding aminotransferase class IV, with amino-acid sequence MLVRTRAPASPPAGPLALAAYEYERFLPAVKHVGELAKSHLARRAVRDGFDDAAFVDRTGRFTEATIWNLVFADGDAVVWPDAPMLVGTTMGILRRQLDRLGVPQRTRPVTRDDLPGFAGAAVLNSRTPGVPVSRIGPVRFPEAEEFLATLHRAYQAEPPVEV
- a CDS encoding SRPBCC family protein codes for the protein MAADPVRVHETTTVDLPVNAETAFSFMWDPASTRTLFDSTEVAVTLPGRSGVGEIQAFVQRTPEGRLGILHEVIEMEQGRRAVTRSLMYPPTWGALTVEPLDPGSCRLTQEFWADLPAGVLAGTDRALRDQFRQRLHELAARLGAWARDHRP